A genomic stretch from Bradyrhizobium sp. 195 includes:
- a CDS encoding ATP-binding protein, translated as MDLGDWLQRLGLEQYVAAFRDHQIDDAVLPTLTSEDLKDLGIGLVGHRRKLLDAIAALRTKAGTPERLSDTPEAAFEANLIAERRQVTVMFSDLVGSTALSVRMDPEDLREIISAYQRCVANTVRRFGGFVAKYMGDGVLIYFGYPAAHEDDAERAVRAGLALIYAVSTLPTAETLQVRIGVATGLVVVGDLVGTGEAQERGIVGETPNLAARLQAIAEPNTVVIADATRKLLGNLYELRDIGAQKLKGIAGTVRAFVALRASSVASRFEAMHPGGLTALIGREEELELLLRRWARAKSGDGQVVLISGEAGIGKSRLVTGLTEAIAAEPHTRLRYFCSPQHTDSAFYPIIGQFERAAGFAVGDTEAARLDKLDGLLAHTRTSQQDAALMAEMLSLRNDGRFPALELSPEQRRQKTLEALGAQLQTLACSNPLLVHVEDAHWGDPSSLEAFGRTIDLVPSVPVLMIVTYRPEFEAPWIGQPHVTALALNRLGHREVGSMIDCVVGNKALPADVRKDIIERTDGIPLFVEEMTKAVLETGGELEAMRTAAAVPSPALVVPASLHASLMARLDRLGSAKELAQIGAAIGRVFSHALLSAVTSKTDMELGSALDRLIAAGLLFRQGISPNVAYLFKHALVQDAAYGTLLRDPRRALHARIADALETQFAEVIANQPQLLAHHCTEAGLIQKAAGLWGAAGQRSLARSALLEAAAQITRALNQLASLPTTAALRREQIKFQVALANVMMHTKGYAAPETKASVDQARVYIDRAETLGEPAEDPLLLFSVLYGSWVASFVSFKGDICCRLARDFLSLAENKDEKAMQMIGHRLTGSALLLTGEIAQARMHYDWAIAAYVPDEHRPLAMRFGQDTEVACLSFRSLAQWLQGYPEAALADTERALRTARAIGQATTLMFALRHVSVTCIQCGAYEAASAQIDELIALADEKGASLWRALATIDKGYVLALTGRARDALQMVTAGVGVARSTGSTVFMQVDLSYLALAHAALGQFEEAWDCVDEAFAASATTRSYWWQPETCRIAGEIALMSPVPDVAKSEAYFERALAVARTQQAKSWELRAATSMARLWSEQGKRDEARKLLASVYGWFTEGFDTPDLKRAKALLHELAA; from the coding sequence TGGTCGGTTCAACGGCGCTCTCGGTGCGGATGGACCCAGAGGACTTGCGGGAGATCATTTCAGCATACCAGCGGTGCGTCGCCAATACCGTACGCCGCTTCGGCGGCTTCGTCGCGAAATACATGGGCGACGGGGTCCTGATCTATTTCGGCTACCCGGCCGCGCATGAGGATGACGCCGAGCGGGCAGTTCGCGCCGGCCTCGCACTGATCTATGCGGTTTCTACGCTTCCCACGGCCGAGACCTTACAAGTGCGGATTGGGGTTGCCACCGGCCTGGTGGTGGTCGGAGATCTCGTTGGGACAGGCGAAGCGCAGGAGCGCGGTATTGTCGGTGAGACGCCAAACCTCGCCGCACGTCTTCAGGCCATTGCCGAGCCAAACACGGTCGTTATTGCTGACGCCACCCGCAAGCTACTCGGCAATCTCTACGAGCTCCGAGACATTGGAGCACAGAAGCTCAAGGGGATCGCCGGTACGGTGCGAGCTTTCGTGGCGCTGCGGGCCAGCTCTGTCGCCAGCCGCTTCGAGGCGATGCATCCCGGCGGCCTAACGGCACTAATCGGGCGAGAAGAAGAACTAGAACTGCTGTTGCGCCGTTGGGCGAGAGCAAAAAGCGGCGACGGGCAGGTGGTGCTGATATCCGGCGAGGCCGGAATCGGCAAATCTAGGCTCGTGACAGGGTTGACGGAGGCGATTGCAGCCGAACCACACACGCGCTTGCGGTATTTCTGCTCCCCACAGCACACGGATAGCGCGTTTTATCCAATCATTGGGCAGTTTGAACGCGCTGCCGGATTTGCGGTGGGCGACACCGAGGCAGCAAGACTCGACAAGCTCGATGGGCTGCTTGCGCACACGCGGACCTCCCAGCAAGACGCGGCCCTGATGGCCGAAATGCTGTCACTTCGAAACGACGGTCGCTTCCCCGCTCTGGAGCTTAGTCCCGAACAGCGGCGGCAGAAGACGTTGGAAGCGCTTGGCGCTCAGTTGCAGACTCTGGCATGCTCTAACCCCCTACTGGTGCACGTCGAGGATGCGCACTGGGGTGATCCCAGCAGCCTGGAAGCGTTCGGTCGCACTATAGACCTCGTCCCAAGTGTTCCCGTTCTCATGATCGTGACATATAGGCCCGAGTTCGAGGCCCCCTGGATCGGACAGCCGCACGTCACGGCTCTCGCGCTCAATCGTTTGGGTCATCGCGAGGTCGGCAGCATGATCGACTGCGTCGTCGGCAATAAAGCGCTACCCGCGGACGTCAGAAAAGACATCATCGAGCGCACCGACGGCATCCCCTTGTTCGTCGAAGAGATGACAAAGGCCGTGCTGGAGACTGGGGGCGAGCTGGAAGCAATGCGGACTGCAGCTGCGGTCCCCTCTCCAGCGCTCGTGGTGCCCGCCAGTTTGCATGCTTCTTTAATGGCCCGGCTCGATCGCCTCGGCTCCGCCAAGGAGCTTGCACAGATCGGCGCAGCAATAGGTCGAGTGTTTTCACACGCGCTGTTGAGTGCGGTAACCAGCAAGACCGACATGGAGCTGGGATCGGCATTAGATCGTCTCATTGCGGCTGGCTTGCTGTTCCGGCAGGGAATATCACCAAATGTGGCTTACCTGTTCAAGCATGCCCTGGTCCAGGATGCCGCGTATGGCACGCTGTTACGGGACCCGAGAAGAGCCCTTCATGCCCGCATAGCCGACGCTCTCGAGACGCAATTTGCGGAGGTGATAGCAAACCAACCGCAGTTGCTGGCCCACCACTGCACCGAAGCTGGGCTGATCCAGAAGGCCGCGGGGCTTTGGGGGGCCGCGGGACAACGGTCGCTTGCTCGATCAGCTCTGCTCGAAGCTGCGGCTCAGATCACGCGGGCTCTCAACCAGCTCGCCAGTTTGCCGACGACAGCCGCGCTGCGCCGTGAACAAATCAAGTTCCAGGTCGCACTCGCCAACGTGATGATGCACACAAAAGGCTACGCCGCTCCTGAGACGAAGGCTTCTGTCGATCAAGCGCGCGTGTATATCGACCGAGCGGAGACGCTCGGAGAACCTGCCGAAGATCCGTTGCTGCTGTTCTCTGTCCTTTACGGCTCATGGGTCGCGAGTTTCGTGTCGTTCAAAGGCGATATTTGCTGTCGCCTGGCCAGAGACTTTCTATCGCTTGCTGAGAACAAAGACGAGAAAGCGATGCAAATGATTGGGCATCGGCTAACGGGTAGCGCTCTGCTGCTTACGGGGGAGATTGCGCAAGCCAGGATGCACTACGATTGGGCTATCGCGGCATATGTTCCTGATGAGCATCGTCCGCTAGCGATGCGGTTCGGCCAAGACACCGAAGTGGCATGCTTGTCATTTCGATCGTTGGCTCAGTGGTTGCAGGGCTATCCGGAGGCTGCTCTCGCAGACACAGAGCGTGCACTCAGGACTGCTCGCGCGATTGGACAAGCCACGACGCTGATGTTTGCGTTGAGGCACGTGTCGGTGACTTGTATTCAGTGTGGTGCCTACGAGGCAGCAAGCGCGCAAATCGATGAACTGATCGCTTTGGCCGATGAAAAAGGAGCCTCGCTCTGGAGGGCTCTGGCTACAATCGATAAAGGCTATGTGCTCGCGCTAACCGGCAGAGCCCGAGACGCCCTCCAGATGGTCACCGCCGGTGTCGGGGTTGCAAGATCGACCGGCTCAACGGTATTTATGCAAGTGGATCTATCGTATTTGGCGCTCGCACACGCTGCGCTTGGTCAGTTTGAAGAAGCCTGGGACTGTGTCGACGAGGCCTTCGCAGCGTCCGCGACGACAAGGTCATACTGGTGGCAGCCAGAAACCTGTCGAATTGCTGGTGAAATTGCACTTATGTCGCCGGTGCCGGATGTAGCTAAGTCAGAAGCCTACTTCGAGCGAGCGCTCGCCGTCGCGCGTACGCAGCAGGCGAAATCCTGGGAGTTGCGCGCTGCGACGAGCATGGCGCGCCTGTGGAGCGAGCAAGGCAAGCGGGATGAGGCGCGAAAGCTCCTCGCTTCAGTCTACGGCTGGTTCACCGAGGGGTTCGACACGCCGGACCTGAAGCGGGCGAAGGCCCTCCTCCACGAGCTGGCCGCATGA
- a CDS encoding ATP-binding sensor histidine kinase gives MDSDFQVLWEDDDRIFCRASRQGSDGGRKTVLAVLPAEHAPSTSRDRLAHEYALKDELDGAWALRPLELVSEGSRPVLLLEDPGGEPLERQLQAPMQVGTFLHLALHITAALGKVHQRGLVHKDIKPHNIIVNRATGGVKLTGFGIASRLPRERQLPEPPETIAGTLAYMAPEQTGRMNRSIDARSDLYALGVTFYQMLAGAPPFTAADPMEWVHCHIARRPVPPGERRKQVPNSLSAIIMKLLAKTAEERYQTATGLESDLRRCLAAWEARQGIDDFPLGERDIPDRLLIPETLYGRARDIEVLLAAFDRMVQSGTPELVLVSGYAGIGKSAVVNELHKVLVPSRGLFADGKFDQYKRDIPYATLAQAFRSLLRGLLAKSEVELAPWRDALHKALGPNGGLLVDLVPELKLIIGEPPRVPDLALQDAQRRFHQVVRQFIGVFARPEHPLALFLDDLQWLDSATLDLLEDLLTQADVSHLLMIGAYRDNEVDAAHPLRRKIAAIKNRSGIVEEIALAPLATEHVGQLIADSLRCEPSYAASLVQLVQEKAGGNPFFAIQFLYELVEERLLAFDHTSSCWTWDLDLIRAKEYTDNVVDLMVGKLARLPANTQAALQQLACLGNTATIPLLVLVLGRSAAEVDAALWEAAHEELVERRQGSYRFTHDRVQEAAYSSKPEAERAEAHLAIGRLLAANSPTEQHGDVIFDIVNQLNRGVALITSQDEQAKLTELNLLAAKRAKASTAYDSALTYLNAGAALLPEDCWESRYELAFSLEINRAECEFLTGALAEAERRLMALSACAAGPVELATVSCLRIDLYTRLDRSSDAIAVALDYLRHLTIDWPPHPTEEEARSEYDRVRSQLGGRRIEALIDLPIMSDPVSLATLGVLTRLLPPALFTDLNLFSLTVCRAVNLSLEHGNCDASCVAYMRLGMIAGPRFGDYEAGFQFGLLGYELVERRGLTRFHAQTYMLFGAHLAPWTRHVRTARDSLLRAFDVAKKTGDLTFAAYARVNLNSNLLAAGDPLAEVQREVESGLAFAKTAQFGLVVDVVVSQLQLVRTLRGLTSKFGSFDDEQFEELQTERRFAENANLMRADCWYWIRKQQARFFAGDYAAAIEASQRAQRLLWTSISQLETAEYEFYGALSLAMACASAAPAQHREYLAALAAHRRQIQTWAKNCPENFENRAALVEAEVARLEGRELDAERLYEQAIRSARANGFVQNDALANELAARFYAARGFERIARAYLADARRAYLRWGADGKVRQLDRVYAHLAEETPAPGPTSTIGAPLEQLDLATVIKLSQAVSGAIVREKLLSTVMRTAIEHAGAERGLLILSHGAELRIAAEATTDGDTVVVQLRDEPVTAALLPEAILNYILRTRESIILDDAAAQKPFSGDPYIIQRQARSVLGLPVIAHANFIGVLYLENNLAAHVFAPGRIAVLKLLASQAAIALENAHLYQDLADREARIRRLVEANIIGIIIWELGGRILEANDAFLRIVGYDRADLISGRLRWTDLTPPEWLDRHVQLWIPELKMMGSVQPFEKEYFRKDGSRVPVLIGMAAFDERRDYGVSFVVDLTERKRSEEALRQSEERFRTLVQFSFDVYWESDAQHRFTRQEFGQGLADAPAPGSEIGQTWWEAPYLEPDAEAWRKHRETLDAHLPFRDFELARPTSDGGKRYVSISGLPVLDNAGRFIGYRGVGRDTTARKQAEETLREAQGELAHANRLATMGELTASIAHEVSQPIAGASMNADAALRYLNRNPPDVGRARDMLGYVVNDNDRARDIIGRIRDLIKKAPPLKDRLDINEAIRDVIELARSEALKNDVAMQTELGDGLPLVEGDRVQLQQVILNLMVNAIQAMATVARGSRSVLITTARAESDGIIVAVKDSGPGLAPDALKRIFDPFYTTKPDGLGMGLSICRSIIEAHAGRLWVTSNAPHGATFHFTVPAHPGIAS, from the coding sequence ATGGACAGCGACTTCCAGGTGTTATGGGAGGACGACGACCGCATCTTTTGCCGGGCATCGCGCCAGGGCTCCGATGGTGGCCGCAAAACTGTGCTAGCCGTGCTTCCCGCCGAGCACGCCCCATCAACGAGCCGGGATCGCCTGGCTCACGAATATGCACTAAAGGACGAACTCGACGGCGCGTGGGCCTTGCGGCCGCTCGAACTTGTCAGTGAGGGCAGCCGGCCCGTGCTGCTGCTCGAGGATCCCGGCGGCGAGCCGCTGGAGCGCCAGCTCCAAGCGCCCATGCAAGTGGGAACATTCTTGCATCTCGCCCTCCACATCACGGCGGCTCTTGGCAAGGTCCATCAGCGTGGGCTCGTGCACAAAGACATTAAGCCGCACAACATCATCGTGAATCGCGCGACCGGCGGAGTCAAACTCACGGGTTTCGGCATTGCCTCGCGACTCCCGCGCGAGCGCCAATTACCCGAACCGCCTGAAACCATCGCCGGCACCCTCGCCTATATGGCACCCGAGCAGACCGGACGAATGAACCGCTCGATCGATGCGCGCAGTGATCTATACGCGCTGGGCGTCACCTTCTATCAGATGCTCGCCGGCGCGCCCCCGTTTACCGCAGCCGATCCGATGGAATGGGTGCACTGCCATATCGCCAGGAGGCCTGTGCCGCCCGGCGAGCGTCGAAAGCAAGTGCCCAATTCCCTTTCGGCCATCATCATGAAGCTGCTCGCCAAGACCGCCGAGGAGCGCTATCAGACCGCGACCGGTCTGGAGAGCGATCTCCGGCGCTGCCTCGCCGCCTGGGAGGCTCGGCAGGGGATCGACGACTTCCCTCTGGGCGAGCGCGACATCCCGGACCGGCTGCTCATCCCCGAGACGCTCTATGGGCGCGCGCGAGACATCGAAGTCTTGCTTGCGGCCTTCGACCGCATGGTCCAGAGCGGCACGCCTGAGCTGGTGTTGGTCTCGGGATACGCCGGCATCGGCAAGTCAGCTGTCGTCAACGAGCTGCACAAGGTGCTGGTGCCCTCGCGCGGCCTGTTCGCCGACGGCAAATTCGACCAATACAAGCGCGACATTCCCTATGCCACACTGGCGCAGGCCTTCCGCAGCCTGCTCCGAGGCCTTCTGGCGAAGAGCGAGGTCGAGCTGGCGCCCTGGCGCGATGCCCTGCACAAGGCGTTAGGCCCGAACGGCGGGCTATTGGTCGACCTCGTCCCCGAGTTGAAGCTCATCATCGGCGAGCCGCCGCGGGTACCCGACCTGGCTCTGCAGGATGCGCAAAGACGCTTCCACCAAGTGGTGCGGCAGTTCATCGGCGTGTTCGCGCGACCGGAGCATCCGCTGGCGCTATTCCTCGACGACCTGCAATGGCTCGACTCAGCGACGCTGGACCTGCTCGAGGATCTGTTGACTCAGGCGGATGTGAGCCATCTGCTGATGATCGGCGCTTACCGCGATAACGAGGTCGACGCCGCGCATCCTCTCCGGCGCAAGATCGCCGCCATCAAGAACCGCAGCGGCATCGTTGAGGAGATCGCGCTGGCGCCGCTTGCCACCGAGCATGTCGGGCAGCTGATCGCCGACTCCTTGCGTTGCGAGCCGAGTTATGCCGCGTCCCTGGTGCAGTTAGTGCAGGAGAAAGCGGGCGGCAATCCGTTCTTCGCCATCCAGTTTCTTTACGAACTCGTCGAGGAGCGTTTGCTTGCGTTCGATCATACGTCGTCGTGCTGGACGTGGGATCTCGATCTCATTCGCGCCAAGGAGTATACCGATAATGTGGTGGACCTCATGGTCGGCAAACTCGCACGCCTTCCGGCCAACACGCAGGCAGCGTTGCAGCAGCTAGCCTGTCTCGGTAACACCGCCACGATCCCGCTGTTGGTCCTTGTTCTGGGGAGATCGGCGGCTGAAGTCGACGCGGCGCTGTGGGAAGCCGCGCACGAGGAGCTGGTCGAGCGACGGCAAGGCTCCTACAGATTCACCCACGACCGCGTGCAGGAAGCCGCCTATTCAAGCAAACCGGAAGCCGAGCGTGCGGAAGCCCATCTCGCCATCGGCCGGCTGCTCGCGGCGAATAGTCCCACAGAACAGCACGGGGACGTGATCTTCGACATTGTCAATCAGCTCAACCGCGGCGTTGCGTTGATCACCTCACAAGACGAACAAGCGAAGCTGACCGAGCTCAACCTGCTCGCAGCCAAGCGCGCCAAAGCGTCCACCGCCTATGACTCGGCACTGACCTATCTCAATGCCGGCGCGGCCCTGTTGCCGGAGGATTGCTGGGAGAGCAGGTATGAACTTGCCTTCTCGCTGGAGATCAACCGGGCAGAATGCGAGTTTCTGACCGGCGCGCTGGCGGAAGCGGAACGACGCCTGATGGCTCTCTCAGCCTGTGCGGCCGGTCCTGTCGAGTTAGCCACAGTCTCATGCCTGCGCATCGACCTGTACACCAGGCTCGATCGGAGTAGCGATGCAATTGCTGTTGCTCTCGATTACCTCCGCCACCTGACCATCGATTGGCCCCCCCATCCCACGGAGGAGGAGGCGCGAAGTGAATACGACCGCGTCCGGTCCCAACTTGGCGGGCGCCGTATCGAAGCTCTGATCGATCTGCCCATAATGAGTGATCCGGTGTCTCTCGCGACTCTGGGCGTGCTGACCAGGCTGCTGCCGCCTGCACTATTCACGGATTTAAACCTCTTTTCCTTGACCGTTTGTCGAGCGGTTAATCTCAGCCTTGAGCACGGAAACTGCGATGCCTCGTGCGTTGCCTATATGAGGCTTGGGATGATTGCCGGTCCTCGCTTCGGCGACTACGAGGCGGGATTTCAATTTGGTCTGCTCGGATATGAATTGGTCGAACGGCGCGGATTGACGCGATTTCATGCGCAGACCTACATGCTCTTCGGAGCGCACCTCGCGCCATGGACGCGACATGTCCGGACTGCGCGTGATTCGCTGCTTCGGGCTTTCGATGTCGCAAAAAAAACCGGCGACCTCACGTTCGCCGCGTACGCCCGCGTCAATCTGAATTCGAATCTGCTCGCGGCTGGTGACCCGCTCGCCGAGGTGCAACGCGAAGTCGAGAGTGGCCTCGCGTTTGCGAAAACGGCACAGTTCGGGCTGGTCGTTGATGTTGTCGTCAGCCAACTGCAGCTCGTCCGAACCCTGCGGGGGCTGACGTCGAAATTCGGCTCTTTCGACGATGAGCAGTTTGAAGAGCTTCAGACGGAGCGCCGGTTCGCCGAGAATGCCAACCTCATGCGAGCGGATTGCTGGTATTGGATCCGAAAGCAGCAGGCGCGCTTTTTTGCAGGCGACTACGCGGCTGCGATTGAGGCGTCACAAAGGGCGCAGCGGCTGCTGTGGACGTCTATATCCCAGCTCGAAACCGCCGAATACGAATTCTATGGTGCATTGTCGCTCGCGATGGCCTGCGCTTCCGCCGCGCCTGCCCAGCACCGGGAGTATCTCGCGGCACTGGCGGCGCACCGGAGACAGATCCAAACCTGGGCAAAGAATTGTCCGGAGAATTTCGAGAATCGCGCTGCTCTTGTCGAGGCGGAGGTCGCCCGCTTGGAGGGCCGCGAGCTCGATGCCGAGCGCCTCTATGAACAAGCTATCCGCTCGGCCCGCGCCAATGGCTTTGTTCAAAACGACGCGCTTGCCAACGAACTCGCCGCACGCTTCTACGCGGCGCGCGGGTTTGAGAGAATCGCTCGTGCGTACTTGGCCGACGCTCGGCGTGCTTATTTGCGGTGGGGAGCTGATGGCAAGGTGCGGCAACTCGACCGCGTCTATGCCCACCTGGCAGAGGAAACACCGGCGCCCGGCCCGACGAGCACGATCGGGGCCCCCCTGGAGCAGCTCGACCTCGCCACAGTCATCAAGTTGTCGCAAGCGGTCTCGGGCGCAATCGTCCGGGAGAAGCTGCTCAGCACCGTCATGCGCACCGCTATCGAGCACGCGGGCGCCGAGCGCGGCCTGTTGATTCTGTCGCACGGTGCTGAGTTGCGAATTGCCGCCGAAGCGACCACCGACGGCGACACGGTTGTCGTGCAACTGCGCGACGAGCCCGTGACTGCAGCGCTCCTGCCGGAGGCGATCCTCAACTACATCTTGCGTACGCGGGAGAGCATCATCCTCGATGATGCCGCAGCCCAGAAACCGTTTTCAGGGGATCCCTACATCATTCAGCGACAAGCGCGCTCTGTTCTCGGCCTGCCGGTGATCGCTCATGCCAATTTCATCGGCGTGCTGTACCTGGAAAACAATCTGGCTGCGCATGTCTTCGCGCCGGGTCGGATCGCGGTGCTAAAGCTGCTCGCCTCGCAGGCGGCAATCGCGCTGGAGAATGCTCACTTGTACCAGGATCTCGCAGATCGCGAGGCTAGGATTCGGCGTCTGGTCGAGGCCAACATCATCGGGATTATCATCTGGGAGCTTGGAGGTCGGATTCTGGAGGCGAATGATGCGTTTCTCCGCATCGTAGGATACGATCGCGCGGATCTCATTTCGGGCCGCCTGCGCTGGACTGACCTTACACCGCCGGAGTGGCTCGACCGCCACGTGCAATTGTGGATTCCGGAGCTAAAGATGATGGGGAGCGTGCAGCCGTTCGAGAAGGAATATTTCCGCAAGGACGGCAGCCGCGTGCCCGTATTGATCGGCATGGCTGCATTCGACGAACGACGAGATTACGGCGTCTCTTTTGTCGTCGACCTGACGGAGCGCAAGCGGTCGGAAGAAGCACTGCGGCAGAGCGAGGAGCGCTTTCGCACCCTTGTACAATTCTCCTTCGACGTCTACTGGGAATCCGATGCGCAGCATCGCTTCACCCGCCAGGAGTTCGGCCAAGGTCTTGCCGACGCGCCGGCGCCTGGCTCTGAAATTGGGCAGACGTGGTGGGAAGCGCCCTATTTGGAGCCTGACGCGGAGGCCTGGCGCAAGCACCGGGAGACGCTCGATGCCCACCTGCCGTTCCGTGATTTCGAGCTGGCGCGGCCTACGTCTGACGGCGGCAAACGCTACGTGTCCATCTCGGGACTGCCGGTCCTCGACAATGCAGGGCGCTTCATCGGTTACCGCGGCGTCGGACGGGACACCACCGCGCGCAAGCAGGCCGAAGAGACCTTGCGGGAGGCGCAAGGGGAATTGGCGCATGCGAACCGCCTCGCCACCATGGGTGAGCTCACGGCCTCGATCGCCCATGAAGTAAGCCAGCCGATCGCTGGAGCATCGATGAATGCCGATGCCGCCCTGCGTTACTTGAACAGAAACCCGCCGGATGTTGGGAGAGCCAGGGACATGCTCGGTTATGTTGTGAACGACAATGATAGAGCCCGCGACATCATCGGGCGGATACGTGATCTCATCAAAAAAGCACCGCCACTGAAGGATCGCCTGGATATCAACGAGGCGATCCGGGACGTGATTGAGCTCGCCCGCAGCGAAGCGTTGAAGAACGACGTCGCGATGCAGACGGAACTCGGAGACGGTTTGCCACTCGTCGAAGGTGATCGCGTCCAATTGCAGCAGGTGATCCTCAACCTGATGGTCAATGCCATCCAAGCCATGGCCACCGTCGCGAGGGGATCGAGAAGCGTGCTCATTACGACCGCTCGGGCGGAATCTGACGGCATTATCGTCGCGGTGAAGGATTCGGGACCAGGATTGGCCCCAGACGCTCTCAAGCGCATATTCGACCCCTTCTACACGACGAAGCCTGACGGTCTGGGGATGGGACTGTCGATCTGCCGCTCGATCATCGAAGCGCATGCCGGGCGCTTGTGGGTGACCTCCAATGCGCCCCATGGCGCGACTTTCCACTTCACGGTGCCAGCCCATCCGGGCATCGCGTCGTGA